In the genome of Zobellia nedashkovskayae, the window GCGCCAATGGAATATAATTCTCTACCATTTTAGAGCCATACACAATATCAGCTCCAACAATACTTGCTAAAGATGCAAGTGCTGCTTTTCCTATGAACTTTCTTCTTTGCATAAAATTTAGGTCTGGGTTACACTCAAAGTTATAGATATTTAGTATACCCCTCTATGCTGGTCCAAAATTTATTTTTTTTTTAAGAATTCAGATTTATACTTGGCTAAAAAAGATTGACCAAAATAATGTTATGAAGGATAAGCCCCTTAATGAACAAAGGTTGAAGTGGTATTAACCAAAACATATATAACCTATTGAAAATTAGATTTATAAAAAAAGGTATTGAATCTATAGGCTTTTATGCTGCTATTTAAAAATTAAAAAAGAAGTGGAATACTGCTGAAAGGCAAATTAAGCATTAACCTCTATTGTTTCCGTTTCTTTAGATTTTTTGAAAACGTAGGTGTACAACCACATAAGCGTAAAAGTAGGTATGACATCTAAACCGGGAATAATCTCCTCTAAAAAAGTAACGATACCAGCACCCTGACCAATTTTACCTTTATACATGCGGGTCATGAGCCAACCGGCTAGCGGCGCCCAAACAATATCCGAAAACTCACCTACAAACGGAATGGCAAATGAAAGCATGCCTATACCATCAAAAAGTAAACTTATGAGTAGTTTTTTATATTTTTCGTCTTTATCTTTTGACATAATGGAAAGTATTTATTCTTATTACTAAAAGCAATAAGAATGCCAAAAAATAATCTAAAAAAAACACCTCTTTAGATGAGGTGTTTTTTTTAGCTCCTACGATAAATCTGAGCTGATCAATTTTAAAAACTCATTCCGAGTTTCAATTTTTTCAAATTGCCCTCTAAATCCAGATGTTGTGGTAACCGAATTCTGTTTTTGCACTCCACGCATCATCATACACATGTGCGATGCCTCTATTACTACAGCTACACCTTTGGGTTTTAAAGTACTATTAATACACTCCAGAATATCGTGTGTAAGACGTTCCTGTACCTGCAAACGACGTGCAAAAACATCTACTACACGTGGAATTTTACTTAAACCTACAATATGCCCGTTTGGAATGTAGGCCACGTGTGCTTTACCAAAGAAAGGTAACATATGATGTTCGCAAAGTGAATACAACTCAATGTTCTTAATGATGACCATATCATCATAATCCTCTTTGAACATGGCACTTTTAAGTATTTCAACAGCATCTTGTTGATAGCCTTGCGTAAGAAAAAGCATAGCTTTGGCTGCTCTTTCGGGTGTTTTTACTAACCCTTCTCGAGTGACATCCTCTCCTATTCCATCTATAATTTTTGAAAAACGGTCTTTGACCTCCGTTGTAATTTCCATATTATATTCTTCAAAATTTTTATAGGGTGCCATAAAGGTTTTTTATTTTGTTTATTGTATGTGTAAAAATAGTAAACAAAAGTATAGCTTTCTATACTAATCTGCCAATTTAATCTTTTTGTATCAAAAACAGCATCTCTACCTATCTGTCTGCAAACATCAATTTTCATTACTTTTACCATTCAATAAAGTTTGGGATTAGTTTTTATAATTGAAATTTACACGGATTAAGAATCAAAATATATGATTAAAGCCAATAATATTAAAAAGTTTTACGGCGATTTAGAAGTTCTAAAAGGTGTAGACCTTCATATAAAAAAAGGAGAAGTTATTTCTATTGTAGGCGCTTCAGGAGCAGGAAAAACAACTTTATTGCAGATATTAGGTACATTAGATATTCAGTCTAACCCTTCTGATAGTAAACTTCTAATTAACGGTACCGAAGTAACAACACTGTCTGATAAAAATTTGGCGAAGTTCAGAAACGAGCATATCGGTTTTATTTTTCAATTTCATCAATTGCTTCCCGAATTTACAGCACTTGAAAACGTTTGTATTCCTGCATTTATAAAAAATACACCTAAAGCTCAGGCTGAAGCAAAAGCAAAGCAACTATTAGATTTTTTAGGGTTGTCCGCACGATATAATCACAAGCCTAACGAACTTTCTGGTGGCGAACAACAACGTGTAGCTGTGGCCCGTGCATTGGTTAACGACCCTTCTATTATTTTTGCGGATGAGCCTAGCGGAAACCTAGATTCCGAAAGTGCCGATAACCTTCATAAACTCTTTTTTGAGCTACGTGATGAATTTGGTCAAACTTTTGTTATCGTAACTCATAACGAGCAGTTGGCGGATATGGCAGACCGGAAATTAACTATGGTAGATGGTTTAATCGTCAATAAACAAGTAGTCCTTGATTCTCCGGAACTCTAATCTATTTTTACTTTAATTTTTATACGGAATGAACCGCACCGAACTGAAGCTGTTTTTGGACGCCAAGGTATTAGAGTATGAGCATCCAAAATTCTTGGAGACGGACCCTATTCAAATTCCCCATAAATTCTCTCGCAAAGAAGATATTGAAATAAGTGCATTTTTAACGGCAACAATTGCCTGGGGCAATCGTAAGAGTATCATTAATAACGCCAATAAGCTAATGGCCCTAATGGGCAATTCGCCTTACGATTACGTCTTAGAATACACTGAGGACAACAATGAAGAGCTATCTGCTTTCGTACACCGAACTTTTAATGGGAAGGATTTAGGCTACTTTATAAAAAGTCTTCAGAATATCTATATAAATCACGGCGGATTAGAAGCCGTTTTTGCTAAGCACGCTGCAGGACAAAACATGCAAATTGCTATTTCCGGCTTTAAGAAAATATTCTTTGAACTACCACACCCTTCACGTACCCAGAAACATGTTAGTGACCCTTTGAAAGGTTCTGCTGCCAAACGTATCAATATGTTTTTACGATGGATGGTACGCCCGAACACAACTTCAGTAGATTTTGGGATATGGAAAACTATTACTCCCAGTCAACTATCATGTCCTTTAGATGTTCATTCTGGAAATGTAGGCAGGAAATTGAAGCTACTTACCCGTAAACAAAACGATGCCAAAGCTCTTGCTGAACTAGATAAAAACTTACGAAAATTGGACCCTATAGACCCTGTTAAATATGACTTCGCTCTTTTTGGTCTAGGTGTTTTTGAGAAGTTTTAAAATAATAATAAGAATACATAAGAACATTAAATACAATGTATTACCTATAAATACCTCTTTTTAAACTCTAAAGGTGTCATCTTTGTTTTTGTTTTGAATATCCGTGAAAAATAGGCATAATCATCATAGCCCAGCAGTTCAGAAACATGAGACAAGGAATTTCCTGAATGCACTATAAGTCGCTTTGCCTCTAAGAGAATATGTTCCTGAATTAATTCCGTTGTGGTCTTTCCCAAAGTACTTTTCGTTACCCGGGTTAAATGCTTTGTAGTAATGTTCAGTTTGTCTGCATAAAAATGAGCCTGCTTTTCAGTTTTATAAAATACTTCAATAGCCCGTTCCAAGTCAGAAAGTATCTTTAGATAAGTAGACGAAAGTGTGTTTTCTGTTATATCAAAAACAGTATAAATTCTACTTAAATCTATGTATACAAGACTAATGAGACTCGCTAATTTTTGTTTTTTATAAACTACATTGGTATGGTACTCTACATTGATTTCATTAAAACGACTAGCTATTTTTTGAAGTTCTATAGTTGATAGATGGAGATTAGGCGGATTCTTATAAGAATAGTAAAAAGGAAGTTGATTAACCTTAACATCAGAAATACTCAACTCAAAGAAAGACTGTGTGTGAAAGAAAATATATCCTTCAGCAGGTGAATCAAAATTCCAGCTATGAGTTTGCCCTGGTTTTAGAAAAAATAAGCTCCCTTCTTTTATAGGGTATGAACTAAAATCTATTTCGTGTGTACCACTCCCCTTTAAGAATAGGACACATAAGTAAAAATCGTGCTTATGAGACTTATGTACAATTGCTTCATTATTCTTTAAATGAGTTGCTAAATCATTACTATAAAACTCAACCGTTGCATTTGCATCCTCAAACTGTTCTATATGTAATATTGGCAAAACCTTCATGAAAGCAAATTATGTCCTAAAAGTACAAAAAGCTGCGATAAGTCTATAAGTGCTCAACATCTTATGTGCTTTAAATTTGCACGGTGATTGAATAACTAGCTAATCGTTATTCGTTTCAAAAGTGAGATTATAAATTCATCAAATTTCAAACTATCTAAAAAAAGAGGATATGAAATTTTTAAAAGGGACAAAGGTTTACAGCATATTTACGGGAACTTGCCCTGTTTGTCAAAACGAAAGCATGTATAAGGAATCTAATCCTTATCAAATTTCTAGTACTTTAAAAATGGAAGAGCGCTGTAGCCACTGTCACACAAAGTACAAAATAGAACCTTCTTTCTTTTATGGAGCAATGTATGTTAGTTACCCAGTGGGTCTCTTTTTTGCAAGTATCGCCCTATTTCTTTGTTTTTTTATTCTTCATCTGAGTCTTTTAACCACATTTCTGGTTATTGTAGTAGAAATGATTTTGGTACTACCTATAATTCTACGTTTATCTAGAAATATTTGGATTAACTTCTTTCTACATTACAAACGACCTCTTAAAAGTGAACAGAAGGCTTAATTACAGCCTTAAAGACTAAGACGCAATAAGTTCGTCTAAAATTTGCCTGAATTTTTTAGCATTCCAATCCGTAGAACCTGTCTCCTTTATGACAATTTTTCCGCTTTTATCTATGATAAAGTTGGTAGGAATGCTCTTTTCATTAAGTTCGTTAGGTGCTTGCATTCTAGGAATATATACCGGTAAAGTATACTGCTTTTTGTTTAAAAACTCCTTCACAACTTCGGGTTCCTCGTTAGTCAACAAAATAAATTGTACCGAATCCCCATAATCATCATATACTTTTTGGATACTAGGCATTTCAGCAATACAAGGTGGACACCACGTAGCCCAATAACTGATAAAACTTACTTTTTCCTTACCTACTTCTATAGATGAGGTTGCACCATCCAAAGTGGTTACCTGATACGAAAATGGTTGTAGTGAGATTTGGTCTTCCTCTTCTAACGCTGAAGGAGAAAAGAATTGCATTTTTAAATTATTCAAAGCAACCTGAATGGGCTTTCTCGTCTGTGGTATAATTAATAGCAGAACGAAGACAAATAGCACACCATCACTGATACTTAATTTTCTTTTTTTCATAGGTAGCAAATGTACTAGCTGCGAAACTAAATGCTGCCTAAAATGACTTTAGTCTAAATTAAGAACAACTTAATTCGTTTCGCTCAATTTCTTAAACTGCTTATATACCCATTGCTTTTCTTGAAGAGAAAACTCTTTATTTTCGAACCAGTCGTGGGCGGCTATTTTTTCGTTTTCAATTTGTGCGGTTCTAATGGCATCTAACGATACCAAATGCCAATGCACTCCTTTGTGACGATTTACAGAATAACCAATGCCTTCAGTTATATAAGATATTTTAGGCTGGTTAATTAGCTTAACTCCGTTTCTTAGAACTGCCAAAGTCTTGGTCAGCTCCACAACTTCTGAAAAAGAATACCTTATAAAAT includes:
- a CDS encoding TIGR02757 family protein, which gives rise to MNRTELKLFLDAKVLEYEHPKFLETDPIQIPHKFSRKEDIEISAFLTATIAWGNRKSIINNANKLMALMGNSPYDYVLEYTEDNNEELSAFVHRTFNGKDLGYFIKSLQNIYINHGGLEAVFAKHAAGQNMQIAISGFKKIFFELPHPSRTQKHVSDPLKGSAAKRINMFLRWMVRPNTTSVDFGIWKTITPSQLSCPLDVHSGNVGRKLKLLTRKQNDAKALAELDKNLRKLDPIDPVKYDFALFGLGVFEKF
- a CDS encoding DUF983 domain-containing protein; amino-acid sequence: MKFLKGTKVYSIFTGTCPVCQNESMYKESNPYQISSTLKMEERCSHCHTKYKIEPSFFYGAMYVSYPVGLFFASIALFLCFFILHLSLLTTFLVIVVEMILVLPIILRLSRNIWINFFLHYKRPLKSEQKA
- the folE gene encoding GTP cyclohydrolase I FolE, with protein sequence MAPYKNFEEYNMEITTEVKDRFSKIIDGIGEDVTREGLVKTPERAAKAMLFLTQGYQQDAVEILKSAMFKEDYDDMVIIKNIELYSLCEHHMLPFFGKAHVAYIPNGHIVGLSKIPRVVDVFARRLQVQERLTHDILECINSTLKPKGVAVVIEASHMCMMMRGVQKQNSVTTTSGFRGQFEKIETRNEFLKLISSDLS
- a CDS encoding ABC transporter ATP-binding protein; translation: MIKANNIKKFYGDLEVLKGVDLHIKKGEVISIVGASGAGKTTLLQILGTLDIQSNPSDSKLLINGTEVTTLSDKNLAKFRNEHIGFIFQFHQLLPEFTALENVCIPAFIKNTPKAQAEAKAKQLLDFLGLSARYNHKPNELSGGEQQRVAVARALVNDPSIIFADEPSGNLDSESADNLHKLFFELRDEFGQTFVIVTHNEQLADMADRKLTMVDGLIVNKQVVLDSPEL
- a CDS encoding TlpA family protein disulfide reductase, yielding MKKRKLSISDGVLFVFVLLLIIPQTRKPIQVALNNLKMQFFSPSALEEEDQISLQPFSYQVTTLDGATSSIEVGKEKVSFISYWATWCPPCIAEMPSIQKVYDDYGDSVQFILLTNEEPEVVKEFLNKKQYTLPVYIPRMQAPNELNEKSIPTNFIIDKSGKIVIKETGSTDWNAKKFRQILDELIAS
- a CDS encoding pyruvate kinase; the protein is MKELEIGDKLYNTKQEGFNDFIRYSFSEVVELTKTLAVLRNGVKLINQPKISYITEGIGYSVNRHKGVHWHLVSLDAIRTAQIENEKIAAHDWFENKEFSLQEKQWVYKQFKKLSETN
- a CDS encoding helix-turn-helix domain-containing protein — its product is MKVLPILHIEQFEDANATVEFYSNDLATHLKNNEAIVHKSHKHDFYLCVLFLKGSGTHEIDFSSYPIKEGSLFFLKPGQTHSWNFDSPAEGYIFFHTQSFFELSISDVKVNQLPFYYSYKNPPNLHLSTIELQKIASRFNEINVEYHTNVVYKKQKLASLISLVYIDLSRIYTVFDITENTLSSTYLKILSDLERAIEVFYKTEKQAHFYADKLNITTKHLTRVTKSTLGKTTTELIQEHILLEAKRLIVHSGNSLSHVSELLGYDDYAYFSRIFKTKTKMTPLEFKKRYL